In a genomic window of Curtobacterium flaccumfaciens pv. betae:
- a CDS encoding flagellar biosynthetic protein FliQ, with amino-acid sequence MNQQAVIDLVLQALLVSGKLAAPVLITSLVVGFAISLFQSVTQIQEVTLSFVPKAVAVAIALVVCGNWMISEMIAFTHVAFDMIPKLLGAG; translated from the coding sequence ATGAACCAGCAGGCCGTCATCGACCTCGTGCTCCAGGCGCTCCTGGTGTCCGGCAAGCTCGCCGCCCCGGTGCTCATCACCTCGCTCGTCGTCGGCTTCGCGATCTCGCTGTTCCAGTCGGTGACGCAGATCCAGGAGGTCACGCTCTCGTTCGTGCCGAAGGCCGTCGCCGTCGCGATCGCGCTGGTGGTCTGCGGCAACTGGATGATCTCGGAGATGATCGCGTTCACGCACGTCGCCTTCGACATGATCCCGAAGCTGCTCGGGGCCGGTTGA
- a CDS encoding flagellar biosynthetic protein FliR has translation MELSIDADRLEATMLAGVRLVAFFVIAPPFSYRAFPGTVKVILGLGLAIGVAPRVAVGYESLDTGPFLLALLTQLVVGLSLGFLVFLVFAAVQSAGALIDLFGGFTLAQAFDPQSQVNGAQFTRLFQMTALALLFTSGGYQLIVGGLVRSFDAVPLTGTFAVDGLASMLVIAMSQMFLAALQIAGPLVVVLFLADVGLGLLTRVAPALNAFQMGFPIKIGLTVLFAGALFMALPSVVSSLTGDAVEAITGRG, from the coding sequence ATGGAGCTCAGCATCGACGCCGACCGTCTGGAGGCGACCATGCTCGCCGGCGTCCGGCTCGTCGCGTTCTTCGTCATCGCGCCGCCGTTCTCGTACCGGGCGTTCCCCGGCACGGTGAAGGTGATCCTCGGGCTGGGGCTCGCCATCGGCGTCGCCCCGCGCGTCGCCGTCGGCTACGAGTCGCTCGACACGGGGCCGTTCCTGCTCGCCCTGCTCACCCAGCTCGTCGTCGGGCTGTCCCTCGGGTTCCTGGTGTTCCTGGTGTTCGCCGCCGTGCAGTCGGCGGGTGCGCTCATCGACCTGTTCGGCGGGTTCACGCTCGCGCAGGCGTTCGACCCGCAGTCCCAGGTCAACGGCGCCCAGTTCACCCGCCTGTTCCAGATGACCGCGCTCGCGCTGCTCTTCACCTCGGGCGGCTACCAGCTCATCGTCGGTGGTCTGGTGCGGTCGTTCGACGCCGTGCCGCTCACCGGCACCTTCGCGGTGGACGGGCTCGCGTCGATGCTCGTGATCGCGATGTCGCAGATGTTCCTCGCCGCCCTGCAGATCGCCGGTCCGCTCGTCGTCGTGCTGTTCCTGGCCGACGTCGGCCTCGGGCTGCTGACCCGCGTGGCACCGGCGCTCAACGCGTTCCAGATGGGCTTCCCGATCAAGATCGGCCTGACCGTCCTGTTCGCCGGAGCGCTCTTCATGGCCCTGCCCTCGGTGGTGTCGTCGCTGACC